A genomic window from Fibrobacterota bacterium includes:
- a CDS encoding glycosyltransferase family 4 protein — protein sequence MQINDYPSGGGAEVHLHALDRLLSVAGHQTDLLLGSRHPIHFVSRLFNPWLFWVAWRRMKSFKPDIVHVHKYNLVWSIAPFVAARLLKIPVVCTQHDFGAVCPEGWMLRPDGEICQRGVGPWCFSSKCQRSTTLALDLYRRFNLAKLTLQVPVLKRTVAAFTAPSAMLASWVERVYPGVPSHALPLFIDPPHFDAVDQPDGSFTLFHAGRIEREKGLDVLIRGMASVPGVRLRIAGDGGAVSDLRALALALGIADRVEWLGKIGREQVLEECRTAHLAVLPSIWVENAPVFVLEAMREGCPVAASRVGGYPDLIEEGRNGFLVDRRSVQGWSDLLGRLTSQGFDRRSASRNAQDGIRQRHSPQLFLERLMGIYRDSLSGKRRS from the coding sequence TTGCAGATCAACGATTACCCCTCAGGTGGCGGTGCGGAGGTGCATCTGCACGCGCTGGATCGCCTGCTGAGCGTTGCCGGGCACCAGACGGACCTCCTTTTGGGCTCGCGCCACCCCATCCACTTCGTTTCCCGCCTGTTCAACCCGTGGCTGTTTTGGGTGGCGTGGCGACGCATGAAATCGTTCAAGCCCGACATCGTGCATGTGCACAAGTACAACCTGGTCTGGTCGATCGCGCCGTTTGTGGCCGCACGACTCCTGAAGATTCCCGTCGTATGCACCCAACACGATTTCGGTGCGGTCTGCCCGGAAGGATGGATGCTCCGGCCGGATGGGGAGATCTGCCAGCGAGGAGTCGGGCCTTGGTGTTTTTCCAGCAAGTGCCAGCGAAGCACCACGCTGGCCCTGGATCTGTATCGACGGTTCAACTTGGCGAAATTGACCCTTCAGGTTCCCGTGCTGAAAAGAACGGTGGCCGCGTTCACGGCGCCATCGGCGATGCTGGCCAGTTGGGTCGAGCGGGTCTATCCGGGAGTTCCGAGCCATGCCTTGCCGTTGTTCATCGATCCTCCCCACTTCGATGCGGTGGATCAACCCGATGGATCGTTCACGTTGTTCCATGCAGGACGCATCGAACGCGAGAAGGGGTTGGATGTCTTGATCCGAGGCATGGCAAGCGTTCCCGGTGTGCGCCTGCGGATCGCCGGAGATGGTGGCGCCGTGTCGGATCTTCGTGCGTTGGCGCTTGCGCTGGGCATTGCGGATCGGGTCGAGTGGCTGGGCAAGATCGGGCGCGAACAGGTGCTGGAAGAATGCCGAACGGCGCATCTGGCCGTGCTTCCCAGCATCTGGGTGGAAAACGCTCCGGTGTTCGTGTTGGAGGCCATGCGCGAGGGCTGTCCGGTGGCCGCCTCCCGCGTGGGAGGATATCCGGATCTGATCGAGGAAGGGCGCAATGGTTTTCTGGTGGATCGCCGCAGCGTCCAGGGCTGGTCGGACTTGCTGGGAAGATTGACCTCGCAAGGATTCGATCGCCGGAGCGCTTCGCGAAACGCCCAAGACGGAATCCGGCAGCGACATTCGCCGCAGCTTTTCCTGGAAAGATTGATGGGAATCTACCGCGATTCGCTTTCGGGAAAACGCCGATCCTGA
- a CDS encoding methyltransferase domain-containing protein, whose product MSEPNTNEVERIPRIRLPGTRARIREELLEEIVRGKKVLHVGCTDSPFTRSRHPAGLLLHERLRPLCAKIVGIDLDADAIEWLSGQGVPDLHVADATKLEGFLESIAFQPEVVVAGEVVEHLSNPGNFLEGLRGGIPKTCRLVVTVPSAFAYFGILQMLLGREKVHADHVSYYSYGTLKTLLERNGFQVESIHPVYNREARRMDRILHAPFHALLRCRPHFATGYAAIATVR is encoded by the coding sequence ATGTCCGAACCGAACACAAACGAAGTCGAACGGATTCCTCGGATCCGCCTGCCAGGAACCCGCGCTCGCATCCGAGAGGAATTGCTGGAAGAGATTGTCCGGGGCAAGAAGGTTCTGCATGTCGGGTGCACCGACTCTCCCTTCACGCGGTCGCGCCATCCCGCCGGGCTTTTGCTCCACGAACGACTTCGCCCTCTTTGCGCGAAGATCGTCGGGATCGATCTGGATGCGGATGCCATCGAATGGCTCTCCGGGCAAGGTGTCCCGGACCTGCATGTCGCCGACGCCACCAAGCTCGAGGGATTCCTCGAATCGATCGCCTTCCAGCCGGAAGTGGTGGTGGCTGGGGAAGTGGTGGAGCATTTGTCCAATCCGGGAAATTTCCTGGAAGGCCTGCGTGGCGGCATCCCCAAGACCTGCCGACTGGTGGTGACCGTTCCCAGTGCCTTCGCGTACTTCGGGATCCTGCAGATGCTTCTGGGGCGCGAGAAGGTCCACGCCGACCACGTCTCCTACTATTCCTACGGAACCCTCAAGACGCTGTTGGAGCGCAACGGTTTCCAAGTGGAAAGCATCCATCCGGTGTACAACCGCGAAGCCCGGCGCATGGACCGCATCCTGCATGCACCCTTCCACGCGCTTTTGAGGTGCCGCCCGCACTTCGCCACCGGATACGCCGCCATCGCGACGGTTCGCTGA
- a CDS encoding oligosaccharide flippase family protein, which translates to MDSARGAFFAMASEALGRIAVMVFQWRVALLLGPSLYGTLGLALASAATLLPLADMGLQSAALRNLSNTKGGNAFSAVLPLRLWGSIVYLIALPILGLVMAKQGVSLHTMLLAGSYYLALSLSDFFRQSFRALELARPEFIARLSYLPAVAGSLVLVQIVPPSVSAVLLIYCLAPLLLAAVYLAMLLRQGIAPGLDTAAAKSLLRSEWKGMAQSMLLLASIALVMRVDLWILDARINRAAVGFYLAGYNMVFAGAFLAQASASQFYPYLSRSGKPRSERMTKVFLAQFSLAICLFFGVFLFGPVVFGKIYHRPGFSEAIPCLVWFGASLAIASMNVLWSNILLMKNHQGLYALALLGQVAVKIAIAPYFLGRWGTSGMAMSSFVIDLPFCIVMGVFAVNGYLKGDEKRSSGLAAN; encoded by the coding sequence ATGGATTCCGCCCGCGGCGCGTTCTTCGCCATGGCCAGCGAGGCTCTTGGACGCATCGCCGTCATGGTCTTCCAATGGAGGGTCGCGTTGCTTTTGGGCCCGAGCTTGTATGGAACGCTCGGACTCGCCTTGGCCTCCGCAGCGACCCTGCTCCCGTTGGCCGACATGGGGCTGCAATCGGCGGCGCTGCGCAATCTATCCAACACCAAAGGTGGAAACGCATTCTCCGCCGTGCTTCCGCTGCGCCTGTGGGGAAGCATTGTCTACCTGATCGCTCTGCCGATCCTGGGGCTGGTCATGGCCAAGCAAGGGGTCTCCCTCCACACCATGCTCCTGGCAGGCTCGTACTATCTGGCGCTATCCCTATCCGACTTCTTCCGGCAATCGTTTCGCGCGCTGGAACTGGCTCGCCCGGAGTTCATCGCACGACTCTCCTACCTTCCCGCGGTGGCTGGCAGTCTGGTGCTGGTCCAGATCGTTCCTCCCAGCGTCAGCGCTGTCCTGCTCATCTACTGCCTGGCTCCTCTCCTGCTGGCTGCCGTTTACCTTGCCATGCTCCTACGCCAGGGTATCGCGCCCGGATTGGATACCGCCGCCGCGAAATCGCTCCTGAGAAGCGAATGGAAGGGAATGGCGCAGAGCATGCTTCTTCTCGCATCCATCGCCTTGGTCATGCGAGTCGATCTGTGGATCCTCGATGCGCGGATCAACCGAGCCGCCGTCGGATTCTACCTCGCCGGGTACAACATGGTCTTCGCCGGAGCGTTTCTGGCCCAAGCCTCGGCGAGTCAATTCTACCCCTACCTGTCAAGATCCGGAAAGCCTCGTTCGGAACGGATGACGAAAGTCTTCCTCGCCCAATTTTCACTCGCCATCTGCCTGTTTTTCGGCGTTTTCCTCTTCGGGCCGGTGGTCTTCGGCAAGATCTACCACCGCCCCGGTTTTTCCGAAGCCATTCCGTGTCTGGTGTGGTTCGGAGCCTCCCTCGCCATCGCCTCGATGAACGTCCTCTGGTCGAACATCTTGCTGATGAAGAACCACCAAGGCCTGTATGCGCTGGCCTTGCTCGGCCAAGTCGCGGTCAAGATCGCGATCGCCCCCTATTTCCTGGGTCGGTGGGGCACCAGCGGAATGGCGATGTCCTCGTTCGTGATCGACCTGCCATTCTGCATCGTGATGGGAGTCTTCGCCGTGAATGGCTATCTCAAGGGCGACGAAAAACGATCGTCTGGCCTCGCCGCAAACTAG
- a CDS encoding methyltransferase domain-containing protein, whose translation MPNQIMADYLIGHRKRYEYLLEVVRKFSGGPSIEILDVGPSPFTRMLLWEYKRVQTLGFGAARDLFCQIPSDVPHHAFDLNDSEWVERWPVLPKFDMIVFAEVIEHLHVAPEHVLAFLSSCLKPGGTIICQTPNAVSLDKRIHMVAGTNPFEPIRQDSSNPGHFRESTRKELVRFGESAGLEVVFHQYRNYFISPRRSMRMIDRISAPFPSLRRGQTIVFRRP comes from the coding sequence GTGCCGAACCAGATCATGGCCGACTACCTCATCGGCCATCGCAAGAGGTACGAGTACCTCCTCGAGGTGGTCCGGAAGTTTTCCGGAGGTCCATCGATCGAAATCCTGGACGTCGGCCCTTCTCCCTTCACGAGAATGCTGCTCTGGGAGTACAAACGGGTGCAAACACTCGGATTCGGAGCCGCACGGGATCTTTTTTGTCAAATTCCGTCAGACGTTCCGCATCACGCGTTCGATCTCAACGACAGCGAGTGGGTCGAGCGCTGGCCTGTTCTTCCCAAGTTCGACATGATCGTCTTCGCGGAGGTGATCGAGCATCTCCATGTCGCGCCGGAACACGTCCTGGCCTTTCTCTCCTCCTGCCTCAAGCCCGGAGGAACCATCATCTGCCAGACTCCGAATGCGGTTTCGTTGGACAAGCGAATCCACATGGTCGCGGGGACCAATCCTTTCGAACCCATCCGTCAAGATTCGTCAAATCCGGGGCATTTCAGGGAATCCACCCGCAAGGAGCTCGTGCGATTCGGCGAATCAGCCGGCCTTGAAGTGGTGTTCCACCAGTATCGGAACTATTTCATCAGCCCTCGCCGGAGCATGCGCATGATCGATCGGATTTCGGCCCCGTTCCCTAGTTTGCGGCGAGGCCAGACGATCGTTTTTCGTCGCCCTTGA
- a CDS encoding TIGR02147 family protein, translated as MNKPKRQGSAKAAEEIPLSVSVFDYLDYHLYLKDWMATKRKERSGFSFQVLANRSGLKSRSFLRLVSIGEKDLLHATAMRLSNAMGHDARESAFFLAMVGYTNASDPLERSLYQAQLSEFRKPTSKKILSVQQYELFANWYINPVWELVATVPFGNDFERIAQLLDPPITADQARHAVDVLLDLEMIKPAGDRYVQTEGNLQTRDEISSKAIKKYQASTMELARRALDEIDVDLRQINTLTLGFDQERWGAFKELVRDFRQRAVDLTTAVPLVDRVYQVNIQAFPLTKVPAACKTESDANA; from the coding sequence GTGAACAAACCGAAGAGACAAGGGAGCGCGAAGGCGGCGGAAGAGATCCCGTTGTCGGTTTCCGTCTTCGATTATCTGGACTACCATCTCTATCTCAAGGACTGGATGGCCACCAAACGCAAGGAACGGAGCGGCTTCAGCTTCCAGGTCCTCGCCAACCGGTCCGGTTTGAAATCGCGATCGTTCCTGCGCCTGGTTTCGATCGGAGAAAAGGATCTGCTCCATGCCACAGCGATGCGGCTTTCCAACGCGATGGGTCACGATGCCAGGGAGTCCGCTTTCTTCCTGGCCATGGTGGGATACACGAACGCCTCCGACCCCTTGGAACGCTCCCTCTACCAGGCCCAACTGTCCGAGTTCCGAAAGCCCACCAGCAAGAAGATCCTCTCCGTCCAGCAATACGAACTCTTCGCGAATTGGTACATCAATCCCGTCTGGGAGCTTGTCGCCACCGTTCCATTCGGCAACGATTTCGAGCGCATCGCGCAACTGCTCGATCCTCCGATCACCGCCGATCAGGCACGCCATGCGGTCGATGTCCTTTTGGATCTGGAAATGATCAAACCCGCGGGGGATCGATACGTCCAGACAGAGGGGAATCTGCAGACGCGCGACGAAATCTCCTCGAAGGCGATCAAGAAGTACCAAGCCTCGACGATGGAACTCGCACGGCGCGCCCTGGACGAGATCGACGTGGACTTGCGCCAGATCAACACGCTGACGTTGGGCTTCGACCAGGAACGTTGGGGCGCCTTCAAGGAATTGGTCAGGGATTTCCGCCAACGGGCCGTCGATCTGACCACCGCCGTTCCGTTGGTCGATCGAGTCTACCAGGTGAACATCCAAGCCTTTCCGCTGACCAAGGTCCCGGCGGCATGCAAGACAGAATCTGACGCGAACGCCTAG
- a CDS encoding ABC transporter ATP-binding protein, whose translation MRMLLEHASAVVGGRQILSDLSVQVGAGDLVAVIGPNGAGKSTLLKLMSGVLAPQTGRVELEGKPVREWSSPERACRMAYLPQFRPLTVSLAVEDLVSMGRLPHRGLWKPLSIEDRKAVSVAMDRMEISHLRGRDATTLSGGELQRTFLARCLAQGSPVLLLDEPLTGLDIGHQLSLLALLEDLSREGRTVVWSVHDLRLAAEHSGMAWLMDKGELVAQGATPQVLLGERAKAAFGVGISRSAEGDWRFG comes from the coding sequence ATGAGGATGCTGCTGGAACACGCCTCCGCGGTCGTAGGTGGGAGACAAATATTGTCTGATCTGTCCGTGCAAGTGGGGGCGGGCGACCTGGTGGCGGTGATCGGGCCCAACGGAGCGGGCAAGAGCACGCTCCTGAAATTGATGTCCGGGGTCCTGGCGCCGCAGACCGGCCGCGTGGAGTTGGAAGGCAAGCCCGTGCGCGAGTGGAGTTCCCCGGAGCGGGCCTGCCGGATGGCCTACCTGCCCCAATTCCGGCCTCTGACCGTATCGCTGGCCGTGGAAGACCTGGTGTCCATGGGGCGGCTGCCCCACCGAGGTCTATGGAAGCCGCTTTCCATCGAGGATCGCAAGGCCGTGTCGGTCGCGATGGATCGCATGGAGATCTCGCACTTGCGCGGCCGCGACGCCACCACCCTTTCCGGTGGCGAACTGCAGCGCACGTTTCTCGCTCGCTGCCTGGCCCAGGGTTCGCCCGTGCTGTTGTTGGACGAGCCGCTTACGGGATTGGACATCGGACACCAATTGTCCTTGCTGGCGCTTCTGGAAGATCTGTCCCGCGAAGGTCGCACCGTGGTGTGGTCGGTTCATGATCTTCGCTTGGCCGCCGAACACTCCGGCATGGCCTGGCTCATGGACAAAGGCGAGCTGGTGGCGCAGGGAGCCACGCCTCAGGTGCTGCTGGGTGAACGCGCCAAGGCCGCCTTCGGGGTGGGGATCTCGCGATCGGCCGAGGGCGATTGGCGGTTCGGCTAG
- a CDS encoding iron ABC transporter permease — MAEGRKSPVRRFAVLGGSLLLAIAIAVLWGSSDLSGFHSLSAIFQGPRSDEMTARIVWQVRLPRVLVVALVGAALSASGGAFQSLFRNPMADPSLLGIASGGSFAAVMVLFHLPSAPVWFLPVAAFLGCLATAILLVVLAGAGGAPSLATTLLTGVVLGSLFTSCTSLSLLLSDEYQLRQLVFWLSGGAEARGWMHVALSLPPIALGMGILWGVSRWLDALSLGEDHAQSLGVPLERARGAVLVGTALAVGGAVGVCGPVGFVGLIIPHLVRPLFGSGNRALLPAAALAGALLLVLADFAARVFLPAGIQLGVLTSLMGVPFFLRLLARERRVA; from the coding sequence GTGGCTGAAGGTCGCAAGTCGCCGGTTCGGAGGTTCGCGGTGCTGGGAGGCTCCTTGCTTCTGGCCATCGCCATCGCGGTGCTGTGGGGGAGCTCCGATCTTTCCGGATTCCATTCGTTGTCCGCGATCTTCCAAGGGCCGCGATCGGACGAAATGACCGCGCGGATCGTGTGGCAAGTCCGGCTGCCGCGCGTGTTGGTGGTCGCCTTGGTGGGCGCCGCCCTTTCCGCTTCCGGAGGCGCGTTCCAATCGTTGTTCCGAAACCCCATGGCAGATCCTTCCCTGCTGGGAATCGCCAGCGGCGGTTCGTTCGCGGCGGTGATGGTTCTGTTCCATCTTCCGAGCGCGCCGGTGTGGTTTCTGCCGGTGGCGGCTTTCCTGGGGTGCTTGGCGACAGCCATCTTGTTGGTGGTACTGGCCGGAGCGGGAGGCGCGCCGAGCCTGGCCACCACGCTTTTGACCGGTGTGGTGCTGGGGAGCCTGTTCACTTCCTGCACCTCCCTTTCCCTGCTCTTGTCCGACGAATACCAACTGCGCCAATTGGTGTTTTGGTTGTCGGGCGGGGCGGAGGCTCGCGGATGGATGCATGTGGCGCTGTCGCTTCCTCCCATTGCTCTGGGCATGGGCATTCTGTGGGGCGTTTCCCGTTGGTTGGATGCGTTGTCGTTGGGCGAGGACCATGCCCAATCGCTGGGTGTGCCGTTGGAACGAGCCCGTGGCGCCGTGCTGGTGGGCACGGCCTTGGCCGTGGGGGGTGCGGTGGGGGTCTGCGGACCGGTCGGTTTCGTGGGCCTCATCATTCCCCATCTGGTGCGGCCCTTGTTCGGATCCGGAAACCGCGCCTTGCTTCCCGCCGCGGCCTTGGCAGGAGCACTTTTGCTGGTGCTGGCGGATTTCGCGGCGAGGGTGTTTTTGCCAGCCGGAATCCAGCTGGGAGTGCTCACCTCCTTGATGGGCGTGCCGTTCTTCCTGAGGCTCCTGGCGCGCGAGCGGAGGGTGGCATGA
- a CDS encoding cob(I)yrinic acid a,c-diamide adenosyltransferase: MPPITRIYTRGGDQGNTRLGGGQKISKTALRLECYGTVDELNSQLGVVRALGTCEDLVEPLARIQNELFDLGSDLCFLEEDKGKWSIPQIREDRVEALEREIDAIMREAPPLENFILPGGTPAAATLHVARTVCRRAERLCVRLQDEERTNPLVVRYLNRLSDWLFAASRIENLRKGVAEPLWRPGG; encoded by the coding sequence ATGCCGCCAATCACGCGGATCTACACCCGAGGTGGAGACCAGGGAAACACCCGATTGGGCGGTGGGCAGAAGATCTCCAAGACCGCGCTGCGCCTGGAGTGTTACGGCACGGTGGACGAACTGAATTCCCAGTTGGGTGTGGTGCGTGCGCTGGGGACTTGCGAAGATCTTGTCGAGCCTTTGGCCCGCATCCAGAACGAGCTGTTCGATCTGGGCTCCGATCTTTGCTTCTTGGAAGAAGACAAAGGCAAGTGGAGCATTCCCCAGATCCGCGAGGATCGCGTGGAAGCCTTGGAGCGCGAGATCGACGCGATCATGCGTGAAGCGCCTCCGTTGGAAAATTTCATCCTGCCCGGCGGGACCCCTGCGGCCGCGACCTTGCACGTGGCGCGCACGGTGTGCCGACGTGCCGAACGATTGTGCGTGCGACTGCAAGACGAAGAACGGACCAATCCGTTGGTGGTGCGCTACCTGAACCGGTTGTCGGATTGGCTGTTCGCCGCATCGCGCATCGAGAACCTGCGCAAGGGCGTGGCCGAACCCTTGTGGCGCCCCGGTGGCTGA
- the greB gene encoding transcription elongation factor GreB, protein MQKTPISKEGWEALRTELNFLLDVERPRVVDEVAFAAAQGDRSENAEYIYGKRRLREIDRRIRFVSKRIDSVVVVDGPPPGQNEIRFGARVELRQESGKTMSVRIVGEDEIDPSNGKISLKSPIGKALVGHKQGDSVEVPTPRGAVIWTIASLDYGE, encoded by the coding sequence ATGCAGAAAACGCCGATCTCGAAGGAGGGCTGGGAAGCCCTCCGCACCGAACTCAATTTCCTCCTGGATGTCGAACGGCCTCGCGTCGTCGACGAGGTCGCGTTCGCCGCGGCCCAGGGCGACCGTTCGGAAAACGCCGAATACATCTATGGCAAGCGGCGTCTGCGCGAGATCGATCGCCGAATCCGCTTCGTGTCCAAGCGCATCGACAGCGTGGTGGTGGTGGACGGTCCGCCTCCCGGCCAAAACGAGATCCGCTTCGGTGCCCGCGTGGAGTTGCGCCAGGAATCCGGAAAGACCATGAGCGTTCGCATCGTGGGCGAAGACGAGATCGATCCCTCCAACGGCAAGATCTCCTTGAAGAGCCCCATCGGCAAGGCCCTGGTGGGCCACAAGCAAGGCGATTCGGTGGAAGTCCCCACGCCGCGCGGTGCGGTGATCTGGACCATCGCCTCGCTCGATTACGGGGAGTAG
- a CDS encoding transglycosylase SLT domain-containing protein codes for MVVFGASHPEFADLVMWARSKAVEKSDPERFRRLLDSLERMESSPVALLAREAIVASRYPSQRKADSSEIGGLETFLSRKLRPNTRLALRKRLFSGWLEAGYNARAESLFVEQLRENPPLSQIRADLERLAADTSFLRSGALRRPLVSALLAAGQPDSAMSILDTLLAKASLTPFDHILRGRIFLEQGKADEAISSFRKAAEDATEEQGLMWLAKGLEKIGRTADAQIAFAEYARRWPRSPQAQTILWSNGFEAERAGNCQEASELYGKVKVGGGRRAEWARFRDGFCWYRQGQWAKAEQILGREKEAASGTQKEAAWFFYAKALAAQGKDSSAQAEFSALSSWAPWGFHGHIARRVLGRDAQFADSLRKEPDTGFGLWLGERMIALDKADSVAFVRLLMARVIGGDELVRESDKALDEALKGKGEREFALVQWMKKLGMDKEATPRLRKLLGKLPNAEIAQLSKSVMREFYPMPYKKEAVEFLKGDTVIDAPFIHAIMRQESAYDRFARSGAGAVGLLQLIPPTAKAMARKAGMSGFTVDQLTDANVNLRLGITYLRDLNRVWKGHLPLVLANYNAGPVPVMRWRSAFDTLPVESAAEEITYWETRDYVKKCMGGYWTYRMLYPEAK; via the coding sequence TTGGTCGTCTTCGGCGCGTCCCATCCGGAATTTGCCGACCTGGTCATGTGGGCCAGGTCCAAGGCGGTCGAAAAATCCGATCCCGAGCGGTTCCGGAGGCTTCTGGACTCCTTGGAGCGCATGGAGTCCTCGCCCGTCGCTCTCTTGGCCCGCGAGGCCATCGTCGCTTCCCGCTATCCTTCCCAGCGCAAGGCGGATTCCTCGGAGATCGGCGGGTTGGAAACTTTCCTTTCCCGGAAATTGCGACCGAACACTCGCCTCGCGCTTCGCAAGCGGCTCTTTTCGGGATGGCTGGAGGCTGGGTACAATGCCCGTGCGGAAAGCCTGTTCGTGGAACAGTTGCGAGAGAATCCCCCGCTCTCGCAGATCCGTGCGGATCTGGAGCGCCTGGCTGCCGACACGAGCTTCCTTCGCTCGGGGGCCTTGCGGCGCCCGTTGGTTTCCGCTCTCCTTGCCGCGGGTCAGCCCGATTCCGCCATGTCGATCCTGGATACGCTGCTGGCCAAGGCGAGCTTGACACCCTTCGACCATATCTTGCGTGGACGGATTTTCCTGGAACAGGGCAAGGCGGACGAGGCGATCTCTTCATTCCGCAAGGCTGCCGAAGACGCCACCGAAGAACAAGGTCTGATGTGGCTGGCCAAAGGCCTGGAAAAGATCGGTCGCACGGCTGATGCCCAGATCGCCTTCGCCGAATACGCCCGCCGGTGGCCCCGTTCGCCGCAGGCCCAGACCATCCTGTGGTCCAACGGATTCGAGGCGGAACGCGCCGGGAATTGTCAAGAAGCCTCCGAGCTCTACGGCAAGGTGAAGGTCGGCGGGGGGCGCCGGGCGGAATGGGCGCGGTTTCGCGACGGCTTCTGCTGGTATCGGCAGGGGCAGTGGGCCAAGGCGGAACAGATCCTGGGTCGCGAGAAGGAAGCCGCCAGCGGAACCCAGAAGGAAGCCGCCTGGTTCTTCTACGCGAAGGCGCTTGCGGCCCAGGGCAAGGATTCGTCGGCGCAGGCGGAATTTTCCGCCTTGTCCTCGTGGGCGCCTTGGGGTTTCCATGGACACATCGCCCGCAGGGTCCTGGGGCGGGATGCGCAGTTCGCGGACTCCCTTCGCAAGGAGCCGGATACGGGCTTCGGATTGTGGCTGGGCGAGCGGATGATCGCGCTGGACAAGGCGGATTCCGTGGCGTTCGTGCGTCTGCTTATGGCGCGGGTGATCGGTGGCGACGAACTGGTGCGCGAGTCGGACAAGGCCTTGGACGAGGCGCTCAAGGGCAAAGGGGAGCGGGAATTCGCCTTGGTGCAGTGGATGAAAAAACTCGGGATGGACAAGGAAGCCACACCGCGCCTGCGCAAGCTCCTGGGCAAGCTTCCCAACGCGGAAATCGCGCAGTTGTCGAAATCCGTCATGAGGGAATTCTATCCGATGCCCTACAAGAAGGAAGCGGTGGAATTCCTCAAGGGGGACACCGTGATCGACGCCCCCTTCATCCACGCCATCATGCGCCAGGAAAGCGCCTATGATCGCTTCGCGCGATCCGGGGCCGGAGCGGTGGGCTTGCTCCAATTGATTCCGCCCACCGCCAAGGCGATGGCCCGCAAGGCCGGGATGAGCGGCTTCACCGTGGACCAGCTCACCGACGCGAACGTGAATCTGCGCTTGGGGATCACCTACCTGCGCGATCTCAATCGGGTCTGGAAGGGGCATCTGCCGCTGGTCTTGGCCAACTACAACGCCGGCCCCGTGCCGGTCATGCGTTGGCGCTCGGCCTTCGATACCCTCCCGGTGGAAAGCGCTGCCGAAGAGATCACCTACTGGGAGACGCGCGATTACGTCAAAAAGTGCATGGGAGGGTATTGGACCTACCGGATGCTCTACCCGGAGGCGAAGTGA
- a CDS encoding P-II family nitrogen regulator: MKRVEAYIKPFKISDVQEALLKVGVQGMTLTEVKGFGRQKGHTELYRGAEYHIDFIPKIKLEVAVADSMVDKVVRTIMDAARTGKIGDGKIMVVALEQAWRIRTGESGEDIL, translated from the coding sequence ATGAAGCGTGTCGAAGCCTACATCAAGCCATTCAAGATTTCCGATGTTCAGGAGGCCCTCCTCAAGGTGGGAGTCCAAGGCATGACCCTCACGGAAGTGAAGGGATTCGGCCGCCAAAAGGGTCACACCGAGCTGTACCGCGGCGCGGAGTACCACATCGACTTCATCCCGAAGATCAAGCTGGAAGTCGCGGTGGCCGATTCCATGGTGGACAAGGTCGTGCGCACCATCATGGATGCGGCGCGCACCGGCAAGATCGGCGACGGTAAGATCATGGTGGTCGCATTGGAGCAGGCCTGGCGCATCCGCACGGGAGAAAGCGGGGAGGACATCCTCTGA